From Sphingomonas hengshuiensis, one genomic window encodes:
- a CDS encoding PQQ-binding-like beta-propeller repeat protein, with protein MQGLPLLKPPYGRITAIDLSKGDLKWQIAHGETPDNVRNHPALKGLKIPRTGRAGNLGPLATKTLVICGEAGFYTNEYGVRGAMLRAYDKTTGEEKGAVYMPAPQSGSPMTYMLKGRQYIVVAIGGGNYSAELVAYRLPGVA; from the coding sequence GTGCAGGGGCTTCCGCTGCTCAAGCCGCCTTATGGCCGGATCACCGCGATCGACCTGTCGAAGGGCGACCTGAAATGGCAGATCGCGCATGGCGAGACCCCCGACAATGTCCGCAACCACCCCGCGCTGAAGGGACTGAAGATCCCGCGCACCGGGCGCGCGGGCAATCTCGGGCCGCTGGCGACCAAGACGCTGGTGATCTGCGGCGAGGCGGGCTTCTACACCAATGAATATGGCGTCCGCGGCGCGATGCTGCGCGCCTATGACAAGACGACCGGCGAAGAGAAGGGGGCGGTCTATATGCCCGCGCCGCAGAGTGGCTCGCCGATGACCTATATGTTAAAAGGGCGCCAATACATTGTCGTAGCGATCGGCGGCGGCAATTACAGTGCCGAGTTGGTGGCGTATCGACTACCGGGAGTTGCGTAG
- a CDS encoding IS110 family RNA-guided transposase, producing the protein MTMTYVGIDVSKDRLDVHVSPAGEAWTVGRDAEGLEALVARLGVSAPLCIGLEATGGYETVVAAALGAAGLPVAVINPAQIRHFARALGKRAKTDPIDAAVIARFVEATRPPPRALADTETRALADLVARRRQIIAMMVSERQRLRRATLLPLRKSIERLLAALQKELSDLERTIDEAVRGSPLWRDQEALLTSIPGVGPTTARTLLAELPELGQLGRRQISALAGVAPWTRQSGQWRGKAMIGGGRPTVRSALFMAALVASRYNPVLQALYQRLIASGKPKKVALIALARRLLTFANAILRSKSPWLAA; encoded by the coding sequence ATGACCATGACGTATGTGGGTATCGATGTTTCGAAGGATCGCCTGGACGTCCATGTCTCGCCCGCGGGCGAGGCCTGGACGGTCGGGCGCGATGCCGAGGGTCTGGAGGCGCTGGTCGCGCGACTGGGCGTATCGGCCCCGTTGTGCATCGGGCTGGAGGCGACCGGGGGCTATGAGACGGTGGTGGCTGCCGCGCTGGGGGCAGCAGGCTTGCCGGTGGCGGTGATCAATCCCGCGCAGATCCGCCATTTTGCGCGCGCATTGGGCAAGCGCGCCAAGACCGACCCGATCGATGCCGCGGTGATTGCGCGCTTTGTCGAGGCAACGCGCCCGCCGCCGCGCGCACTGGCGGATACCGAGACGCGCGCGCTGGCCGACCTGGTGGCGCGGCGCCGGCAGATCATCGCGATGATGGTGAGCGAGCGCCAGCGGCTGCGGCGCGCAACGCTTCTGCCGCTGCGCAAAAGCATCGAGCGCCTGCTGGCTGCGCTGCAAAAGGAACTGTCCGACCTTGAACGGACGATCGACGAGGCCGTGCGGGGCTCGCCCTTGTGGCGCGATCAGGAGGCGCTGCTGACCTCGATCCCAGGCGTCGGCCCGACCACCGCCCGCACGCTGCTTGCCGAACTGCCCGAACTCGGCCAGCTCGGACGCCGCCAGATCAGCGCGCTCGCCGGCGTCGCGCCCTGGACCCGCCAGTCCGGCCAATGGCGCGGAAAGGCCATGATCGGCGGAGGACGCCCCACCGTCCGCTCGGCCCTCTTCATGGCCGCACTCGTCGCCAGTCGCTACAATCCCGTGCTCCAGGCGCTCTATCAGCGCCTCATCGCCAGCGGAAAACCCAAAAAGGTCGCCCTGATCGCCCTCGCCCGCCGCCTGCTCACCTTCGCAAACGCCATCCTGAGGAGCAAATCCCCATGGCTCGCCGCTTGA
- a CDS encoding c-type cytochrome, which yields MMNSQSGFALALLGAASVALGGAITARAQAPAGSVWAGVYTAEQAERGKAAYAGECASCHGATLAGIDVAPALVGAGFLNNWNNTSAGDLFTRIKETMPLSAPGSLGGRTVSDIEAYLFQANGFPTGEIALPPSAPLMAGVKIVAQKPAQ from the coding sequence ATGATGAACTCGCAGTCAGGCTTCGCATTGGCACTATTGGGAGCCGCTTCGGTGGCGCTGGGCGGCGCCATCACCGCGCGTGCGCAGGCGCCTGCGGGCAGCGTGTGGGCAGGCGTGTACACGGCGGAGCAGGCGGAGCGCGGCAAGGCCGCCTATGCCGGCGAATGCGCGTCGTGCCACGGCGCGACGCTGGCGGGGATCGACGTCGCCCCGGCGCTGGTCGGCGCCGGCTTCCTCAACAACTGGAACAATACGTCGGCGGGGGACCTGTTCACCCGGATCAAGGAGACGATGCCGCTGAGCGCGCCGGGCAGCCTGGGCGGGCGCACGGTATCCGATATCGAAGCCTATCTGTTCCAGGCCAACGGCTTCCCGACGGGCGAGATCGCGCTGCCGCCCAGCGCGCCGCTGATGGCCGGGGTCAAGATCGTCGCGCAGAAGCCCGCGCAATAG
- a CDS encoding MFS transporter — protein sequence MNPAAVDAPAAAAAGTRPTRVRHVVLWLTVLAYLITYMDRVVISTAAPSIRKEFDLSPETMGWIFASFQFAYAFFQIPGGWLGDRFGPRRALTGVVLWWSTFTAVTALTWSASSMMVCRFLFGMGEAGAFPIATRSLSRWMLPSERGWAQGVTHAGARLGGAVTPWFVAGLIVAFGWRMPFVLFALLGIAWAGLWFTYYRDRPREHPSVNEAERALIEGALGAGKARVKVPWRILLSRPQLWLLSAMYFCYAYCINIFLTWFPTYLHDARGFDIAMMGMMASMPLMAGVLGDLAGGWFSDRLVRRGTGLKMARRAVAVAGFLVAAVMIPLAASMADPVSSVACFCLALFGLELTVGVSWAVTLDIGGDYAGSVSAVMNTLGNIGAAIAAAVTGYIVASSGWFAAFSVLAVLCVIAALLFLVIDASQRLHVEPEGAA from the coding sequence GTGAACCCAGCCGCTGTCGATGCGCCCGCCGCCGCCGCTGCGGGCACGCGCCCGACGCGCGTGCGGCATGTGGTGCTGTGGCTCACCGTCCTTGCCTATCTGATCACGTATATGGACCGGGTGGTGATCTCCACGGCGGCGCCGTCGATCCGCAAGGAGTTCGACCTGTCGCCGGAGACGATGGGCTGGATCTTCGCTTCGTTCCAGTTCGCCTATGCCTTTTTCCAGATTCCCGGCGGCTGGCTGGGCGACCGGTTCGGCCCGCGCCGGGCGCTGACCGGGGTCGTGTTGTGGTGGTCGACCTTCACGGCGGTGACGGCGCTTACCTGGTCCGCCTCTTCGATGATGGTCTGCCGCTTCCTGTTCGGCATGGGCGAGGCGGGGGCGTTTCCGATCGCGACGCGCTCGCTGTCGCGCTGGATGCTGCCGTCGGAGCGGGGCTGGGCGCAGGGCGTCACCCATGCCGGGGCGCGGCTGGGCGGCGCGGTGACGCCGTGGTTCGTCGCGGGGCTGATCGTCGCCTTTGGCTGGCGGATGCCGTTCGTGCTGTTCGCGCTGCTCGGCATCGCCTGGGCGGGGCTGTGGTTCACTTATTATCGCGATCGTCCGCGCGAACATCCGTCGGTGAACGAAGCCGAGCGCGCGCTGATCGAAGGCGCGCTGGGCGCGGGCAAGGCGCGGGTCAAGGTGCCGTGGCGCATCCTGCTCTCGCGGCCCCAGCTCTGGCTGCTGTCGGCGATGTATTTCTGTTACGCCTATTGCATCAACATCTTCCTGACCTGGTTTCCGACCTATCTCCACGACGCGCGCGGCTTCGACATCGCGATGATGGGGATGATGGCCAGCATGCCGCTGATGGCGGGCGTGCTGGGCGATCTGGCCGGCGGCTGGTTCTCCGATCGGTTGGTCCGGCGCGGCACCGGGCTGAAGATGGCGCGCCGCGCAGTGGCGGTCGCCGGCTTCCTGGTGGCGGCGGTGATGATCCCGTTGGCCGCCTCCATGGCCGATCCTGTGTCGAGCGTGGCGTGCTTCTGCCTCGCGCTGTTCGGGCTGGAGCTGACGGTGGGCGTGTCCTGGGCGGTGACGCTGGATATCGGCGGCGATTATGCCGGATCGGTCTCGGCGGTGATGAATACGCTCGGCAATATCGGCGCGGCAATCGCGGCGGCGGTGACGGGGTATATCGTCGCGTCGAGCGGGTGGTTCGCGGCCTTTTCGGTGCTTGCGGTGCTGTGCGTGATCGCGGCGCTGCTGTTCCTGGTGATCGATGCTTCGCAGCGGCTCCATGTCGAGCCGGAGGGTGCGGCGTGA
- a CDS encoding enoyl-CoA hydratase: protein MSEGRIVFETAGAQAHIRFDNPAAHNALTSQMWLDLRDAARAIAADPAIRVATFRGTGGKAFISGTDISKFADYTTGEQGVDYERGIDDCMRAVDAIPCTTIAIVEGWAVGGGLNIASACDFRIATPDARFGSPIGRTLGNCLSGASLARIAGAVGVQMAKRMVLLGEFLTADQLFATGYLLKVAAPEVIDEEVAALCLRAAENAPRTTRATKEMVRRMTMDSLPEVEDLIAQVYGSADFRRGVADFLARTKRVPDWTGE, encoded by the coding sequence GTGAGCGAGGGGCGCATCGTCTTCGAGACGGCCGGCGCGCAGGCGCATATCCGCTTCGACAATCCCGCCGCGCACAACGCGCTGACCAGCCAGATGTGGCTCGACCTGCGCGACGCCGCGCGCGCGATCGCCGCCGACCCCGCGATCCGGGTCGCCACCTTTCGCGGCACGGGGGGCAAGGCATTCATCTCCGGCACCGATATCAGCAAGTTCGCCGACTATACGACCGGCGAGCAGGGCGTGGACTATGAGCGCGGCATCGACGACTGCATGCGCGCAGTCGATGCCATCCCCTGCACGACGATCGCGATCGTAGAGGGCTGGGCTGTGGGCGGGGGACTCAATATCGCCTCCGCCTGCGACTTCCGCATCGCCACGCCCGACGCGCGGTTCGGCTCGCCGATCGGGCGCACGCTCGGCAACTGTCTGTCCGGCGCCAGCCTGGCGCGGATCGCAGGCGCGGTGGGGGTCCAGATGGCCAAGCGGATGGTGCTGCTCGGCGAGTTCCTCACCGCCGACCAGTTGTTCGCAACCGGCTATCTGCTCAAGGTCGCGGCGCCCGAGGTGATCGACGAAGAGGTCGCCGCGCTGTGCCTCCGCGCCGCTGAGAACGCCCCGCGCACCACGCGGGCGACCAAGGAGATGGTCCGGCGGATGACGATGGACAGCCTGCCCGAGGTCGAGGACCTGATCGCGCAGGTCTATGGCAGCGCCGATTTCCGCCGCGGCGTCGCCGATTTCCTGGCGCGGACCAAGCGCGTTCCCGACTGGACCGGCGAGTAA
- a CDS encoding NAD-dependent succinate-semialdehyde dehydrogenase, which produces MTSNTYTPPASEGQKASFAIPTDLLIGENWVGASSGARIDILNPSTGETLTSVADCDAAEGIAAVDAAAAAASAWAATPPRRRAEVLLACYHAMMERQEWLARLISLENGKALGDARGEVAYAAEFFRWYAEEAVRINGELSLSPSGANRILVSYQPIGIALLITPWNFPAAMATRKIAPALAAGCTVILKPAEETPLTALAVAQILRDAGVPAGVVNVINTSDPGPVCSAILHDPRVRKLSFTGSTEVGRILLREAADSVISASMELGGNAPFLVLDDADLDEAIEGAMVAKMRNAGEACTAANRFYVQRGIQDRFVAKLVERMGAMKVGPGIDATTQCGAMINRASIDKIERLVADAVSRGAEVRLGGAAIAGDGFFYPPSVIANVQPGSEILSTEVFGPVAAIVPFDDVDEAVALANATEYGLAAYVYSGDLKKALQLAERIECGMVAVNRGLVSDAAAPFGGVKQSGLGREGSHHGLIEYCEAKYIAVSW; this is translated from the coding sequence ATGACCAGCAACACCTACACGCCGCCCGCCTCGGAAGGGCAAAAGGCCAGCTTCGCCATCCCCACCGACCTGCTGATCGGCGAGAACTGGGTTGGCGCCAGCAGCGGCGCCCGGATCGACATCCTCAACCCCTCGACCGGCGAGACGCTGACCTCGGTCGCCGACTGCGACGCTGCCGAGGGGATCGCCGCCGTCGATGCCGCCGCCGCCGCCGCCAGCGCCTGGGCGGCCACGCCGCCGCGCCGCCGGGCCGAAGTCCTGCTCGCCTGCTACCATGCGATGATGGAGCGGCAGGAATGGCTGGCGCGGCTGATCTCGCTGGAGAATGGCAAGGCGCTGGGCGATGCGCGCGGCGAAGTCGCCTATGCCGCCGAATTCTTTCGCTGGTATGCCGAGGAAGCCGTGCGGATCAACGGCGAGCTGTCGCTGTCGCCCTCGGGCGCGAACCGCATCCTGGTGAGCTATCAGCCGATCGGCATCGCGCTGCTGATCACGCCATGGAATTTCCCCGCCGCAATGGCGACCCGCAAGATCGCGCCCGCGCTGGCCGCCGGTTGCACCGTCATCCTCAAGCCCGCCGAGGAAACCCCGCTCACTGCGCTGGCGGTCGCGCAGATCCTGCGCGACGCCGGGGTGCCCGCGGGGGTGGTCAATGTCATCAATACCAGCGATCCCGGCCCGGTGTGCAGCGCGATCCTCCACGATCCGCGCGTGCGCAAGCTCAGCTTCACCGGATCGACCGAAGTCGGCCGCATCCTGCTGCGCGAGGCGGCGGACTCGGTGATCAGCGCGTCGATGGAGCTGGGCGGCAATGCGCCGTTCCTGGTGCTCGACGACGCCGATCTCGACGAGGCGATCGAAGGCGCGATGGTCGCCAAGATGCGCAACGCGGGCGAGGCGTGCACGGCTGCCAACCGCTTCTATGTCCAGCGCGGCATCCAGGATCGCTTCGTCGCGAAGCTGGTCGAGCGGATGGGCGCCATGAAGGTCGGCCCCGGCATCGATGCGACCACCCAATGCGGCGCGATGATCAACCGCGCCTCGATCGACAAGATCGAGCGGCTGGTGGCCGACGCGGTGTCGCGCGGCGCCGAGGTGCGGCTGGGCGGCGCGGCGATTGCGGGCGACGGGTTCTTCTATCCGCCGTCGGTGATCGCCAATGTCCAGCCGGGATCGGAAATCCTCTCGACCGAAGTGTTCGGCCCGGTCGCGGCGATCGTGCCGTTCGACGATGTCGACGAAGCCGTCGCGCTGGCCAACGCCACCGAATATGGGCTTGCCGCCTATGTCTATTCGGGCGACCTGAAGAAGGCGCTCCAGCTTGCCGAGCGGATCGAATGCGGCATGGTCGCGGTCAATCGCGGGCTGGTGTCGGATGCCGCCGCGCCGTTCGGCGGCGTCAAGCAGAGCGGGCTGGGGCGCGAGGGATCGCACCATGGCCTGATCGAATATTGCGAGGCAAAGTACATCGCCGTCAGCTGGTAA
- a CDS encoding CaiB/BaiF CoA transferase family protein: MSNLPLGGLRVLDVSQVMAGPFCCMLLGDMGADVVKVEPPRTGDSTRHSMGFRLKGEDSPGFLALNRNKRSITLNLKDEEDRAVFYALVKTADILVENARPGVSARLGIDYDTLAAINPRLVYASISGFGQTGPWAQRPGFDLIAQAMSGILSSNGFPDMEPAKNSIAVADLGAGLFSAYAILSAIIGRQTSGKGQYIDASLLEAAMGLSIWETTELWGTGKAPTPIGSANRMSAPYQAVRASDGWFVIGAANQGLWLTFIDVIGRPELQQDPLYSTNAARVQNRQQLIDLLAPTFLTRTKDEWIDALLAAGVPAAPILDYGEAVTSEQAVARDMVQMIPHPVEGEFKALGFPVKMRGTPQEVRLPPPLLDEHGDAIRAELVELGMLAPRAEAVK; this comes from the coding sequence ATGTCGAATTTGCCGCTGGGCGGGCTCCGCGTGCTGGATGTGTCGCAGGTGATGGCGGGGCCGTTCTGCTGCATGTTGCTGGGCGACATGGGCGCCGATGTCGTCAAGGTCGAGCCGCCGCGCACCGGCGATTCGACGCGGCATTCGATGGGCTTCCGGCTGAAGGGCGAGGACAGCCCCGGCTTCCTCGCGCTCAACCGCAACAAACGCAGCATCACGCTGAACCTGAAGGACGAGGAGGATCGCGCGGTCTTTTACGCGCTGGTCAAGACCGCCGACATTCTCGTCGAGAATGCCCGCCCCGGCGTGTCCGCGCGGCTGGGGATCGATTATGATACGCTGGCCGCGATCAACCCGCGGCTGGTCTATGCCAGCATCTCGGGTTTCGGCCAGACCGGCCCCTGGGCGCAGCGGCCCGGATTCGACCTGATCGCACAGGCCATGTCGGGCATCCTCAGCTCGAACGGCTTCCCCGACATGGAGCCCGCCAAGAATTCGATCGCAGTCGCCGATCTCGGCGCCGGGCTGTTCTCGGCCTATGCGATCCTCAGTGCGATCATCGGGCGCCAGACTTCGGGCAAGGGCCAGTATATCGACGCCTCGCTGCTGGAGGCGGCGATGGGGCTGTCGATCTGGGAAACCACCGAGCTGTGGGGCACGGGCAAGGCGCCGACGCCGATCGGATCGGCCAACCGCATGTCGGCGCCCTATCAGGCGGTGCGCGCCAGCGATGGCTGGTTCGTGATCGGCGCCGCCAATCAGGGGTTGTGGCTGACCTTTATCGATGTGATCGGGCGCCCGGAACTGCAGCAGGACCCGCTCTATTCCACCAACGCCGCGCGCGTGCAGAATCGCCAGCAACTGATCGACCTGCTTGCCCCCACCTTCCTCACCCGCACCAAGGACGAATGGATCGACGCGCTGCTCGCCGCCGGCGTCCCCGCCGCGCCGATCCTCGACTATGGCGAGGCGGTCACGAGCGAACAGGCCGTCGCGCGCGACATGGTGCAGATGATCCCGCACCCGGTCGAAGGCGAGTTCAAGGCGCTCGGCTTCCCCGTAAAGATGCGCGGCACCCCGCAGGAAGTACGCCTGCCCCCGCCGCTGCTCGACGAACATGGCGACGCGATCCGTGCAGAATTGGTCGAACTGGGCATGCTCGCCCCGCGTGCGGAGGCGGTGAAGTGA
- a CDS encoding iron-containing alcohol dehydrogenase: MFGALRLPRNILFGRGQRAALGSAVARLGRHALLCTDPRQAAQPEFEAMLADLAANGVETFVFQGVIPDLPLESIAACVGDVRHFPVDVVVGIGGGSSIDLAKVVAVLLTHGGVPSDYYGEFAVPGPVMPLVAVPTTAGTGSEVTPVAVVSDTERGLKIGIASPHLIPQIAICDPELTVTCPPVLTAVSGSDALTHAVEAFTTLARPIDPMLTEQHVFVGKNALSDHFARLAIANLFRYLERAFRDGSDLEARDGVMLAALAAGCAFGTAGTAAAHALQYPVGNLTHTAHGAGVATLLPYVMQYNRPACAPVFAELADLIGVGSGGADEKSQAFIDAVADLLAKVEIPATLAALGLTEDQQDFVAENSLNAARLVKNNPRPLDLTAMQAITRAAFTGDRRHLATL; the protein is encoded by the coding sequence ATGTTCGGCGCATTGCGGCTGCCGCGCAACATCCTGTTCGGGCGCGGCCAGCGCGCGGCGCTCGGCTCGGCGGTGGCGCGGCTCGGGCGGCACGCGCTGCTCTGCACCGACCCCCGCCAGGCCGCGCAGCCCGAGTTCGAGGCGATGCTCGCCGATCTCGCCGCGAACGGCGTTGAAACCTTTGTATTTCAAGGGGTTATCCCCGATTTGCCGCTCGAGTCCATTGCTGCCTGTGTGGGCGATGTTCGCCACTTTCCGGTCGATGTCGTCGTCGGGATCGGCGGCGGCAGCTCGATTGACCTGGCAAAGGTCGTCGCGGTGCTGCTGACGCATGGCGGCGTCCCGAGCGACTATTATGGCGAGTTCGCGGTCCCCGGCCCGGTGATGCCGCTGGTCGCGGTCCCGACCACGGCGGGCACCGGCTCCGAAGTCACGCCGGTCGCGGTCGTCTCCGATACCGAGCGCGGGCTGAAGATCGGCATCGCCAGCCCGCATCTGATCCCCCAGATCGCGATCTGCGACCCCGAACTGACCGTGACGTGCCCGCCGGTGCTGACCGCGGTGTCCGGATCGGACGCGCTGACCCACGCGGTCGAGGCGTTCACGACGCTGGCCCGCCCGATCGACCCGATGCTGACCGAGCAGCATGTGTTCGTCGGCAAGAACGCGCTGTCAGACCATTTCGCCCGGCTCGCAATCGCCAATCTGTTCCGCTACCTCGAACGCGCCTTCCGCGACGGCAGCGACCTCGAGGCGCGCGACGGCGTGATGCTCGCCGCGCTGGCGGCGGGGTGCGCGTTCGGCACTGCGGGCACGGCGGCGGCGCACGCGTTGCAATATCCGGTCGGCAACCTGACCCACACCGCGCACGGGGCGGGCGTCGCGACGCTGCTGCCCTATGTGATGCAGTATAACCGGCCCGCCTGCGCCCCCGTCTTCGCCGAACTGGCCGACCTGATCGGCGTCGGCAGCGGCGGCGCGGACGAGAAGAGCCAGGCGTTCATCGATGCGGTCGCCGATCTGCTGGCGAAGGTCGAAATCCCGGCGACGCTCGCCGCGCTCGGCCTCACCGAGGACCAGCAGGATTTCGTCGCGGAGAACTCGCTCAACGCCGCGCGGCTGGTCAAGAACAACCCGCGCCCGCTCGACCTGACCGCGATGCAGGCGATCACCCGCGCCGCCTTCACCGGCGACCGCCGCCACCTCGCCACCCTCTGA
- a CDS encoding c-type cytochrome, which yields MRIKWIAGAGAVALGAAALAAAPEPAPAGNAAKGKALFARCAACHAVVPGKNGIGPSLAGVVGRRSASVPGYAYSPAMQASKLKWDEATLGRFLAGPRQLVPGTRMIAAPIAAPQDRADLTAYLKTTGSKTK from the coding sequence ATGCGTATCAAATGGATCGCCGGTGCCGGCGCGGTCGCGCTCGGCGCGGCGGCACTTGCGGCGGCGCCCGAGCCTGCCCCGGCGGGCAATGCGGCGAAGGGCAAGGCGCTGTTCGCGCGCTGCGCCGCGTGCCACGCGGTCGTGCCGGGCAAGAACGGCATCGGCCCCAGCCTGGCCGGCGTCGTCGGGCGGCGCTCGGCCAGCGTGCCCGGCTATGCCTATTCGCCCGCGATGCAGGCGTCGAAGCTCAAATGGGACGAAGCGACGCTCGGCCGCTTCCTCGCCGGCCCGCGCCAGCTCGTGCCGGGGACCAGGATGATCGCGGCACCGATCGCCGCACCGCAGGACCGGGCGGACTTGACCGCCTATCTCAAAACCACAGGCAGCAAAACCAAGTGA
- a CDS encoding outer membrane protein assembly factor BamB family protein, protein MWEVTRRRLLGGTAATMTALALGPKSRALAAPVAPGGPDTEWRYYAADAANTRYSPLDQITAENFGDLEVAWSFKTDVLGARKEYQFEPTPLLIKGRLFLTAGSRRDCIAVDAATGELLWMYRLDEGKRAANSPRQLSGHGCSYWTDGTKERILFVTIGYRLVSLDAATGIPDPDFGTGGIVDLKLDFDQELDPETADVGLHATPMIARDVVVVGAAHTAGDLPLVRKNVKGYIRGFDVRTGKRKWIFHTIPRKGEYGYDTWLNGDADEAGNAGAWAEMSADAELGLVYVPVELPTGDEMGMFRRGNALFGESLVALDLETGERRWHYQLVHHGLWDRDIPCAPILCDIPVKGKTVKALAQPTKQAFLYVLDRETGKPIWPIVERKVEAGDVPGEWYAPTQPFPTKPPAYDVQGVTIDDLIDFTPELRAQAVEMVKSYKIGPLYTPPVVSKPGRWGTITNPGIQGGTNWPGGCYDPETHTVFVYSKSQPSVVGIVPNSDPKVSEFPQVHAIAGTTLRPQVAMGAEMSGRPPGPPPVPPQRQGRAVPPGVQVPAPVAPRVAPLRRAFWRCRGFRCSSRLMAGSPRSTCRRAT, encoded by the coding sequence ATGTGGGAAGTTACGCGACGCAGACTCCTAGGCGGCACCGCCGCGACGATGACCGCGCTTGCGCTGGGGCCGAAATCGCGCGCGCTGGCCGCGCCGGTGGCGCCCGGCGGGCCGGACACCGAATGGCGCTATTATGCCGCCGATGCCGCGAACACGCGCTATTCGCCGCTCGACCAGATCACTGCCGAGAATTTCGGTGATCTGGAAGTCGCGTGGAGCTTCAAGACCGACGTGCTCGGCGCGCGCAAGGAATATCAGTTCGAGCCCACCCCGCTGCTGATCAAGGGCCGGCTGTTCCTGACGGCGGGCTCGCGCCGCGATTGCATCGCCGTGGATGCTGCGACCGGCGAATTGCTGTGGATGTACCGGCTCGACGAAGGCAAGCGCGCCGCCAATTCGCCCCGCCAGTTGTCGGGCCATGGCTGCTCCTATTGGACCGACGGGACGAAGGAGCGCATCCTGTTCGTCACCATCGGCTATCGGCTGGTGTCGCTCGATGCCGCCACGGGCATCCCCGATCCCGATTTCGGGACGGGCGGGATCGTCGATCTGAAGCTCGATTTCGACCAGGAACTGGACCCCGAGACCGCCGATGTCGGGCTCCACGCGACGCCGATGATCGCGCGCGACGTGGTGGTGGTGGGCGCCGCGCATACCGCCGGCGACCTTCCCTTGGTGCGCAAGAATGTGAAGGGCTATATCCGCGGCTTCGACGTGCGCACCGGCAAGCGCAAATGGATCTTCCACACCATCCCGCGCAAGGGTGAGTATGGCTACGACACCTGGCTCAACGGCGATGCAGACGAGGCGGGTAATGCCGGCGCCTGGGCGGAAATGTCCGCCGATGCGGAACTGGGGCTGGTCTATGTCCCCGTCGAGCTGCCGACCGGCGACGAGATGGGGATGTTCCGCCGCGGCAATGCGCTGTTCGGCGAATCGCTGGTCGCGCTCGATCTGGAGACCGGCGAGCGGCGCTGGCATTATCAGCTCGTCCATCACGGGCTATGGGATCGCGACATCCCGTGCGCGCCGATCCTGTGCGACATCCCGGTCAAGGGAAAGACCGTCAAGGCGCTGGCACAGCCGACCAAGCAGGCGTTTCTCTATGTGCTCGATCGCGAGACGGGCAAGCCGATCTGGCCGATCGTCGAGCGCAAGGTCGAGGCGGGCGACGTGCCCGGCGAATGGTACGCGCCGACCCAGCCTTTCCCGACCAAGCCGCCCGCCTATGACGTGCAGGGCGTGACGATCGACGATTTGATCGATTTCACGCCCGAACTGCGTGCGCAGGCGGTGGAGATGGTCAAGAGCTACAAGATCGGGCCGCTTTATACGCCGCCCGTGGTGAGCAAGCCGGGGCGGTGGGGCACGATCACCAACCCGGGCATCCAGGGCGGCACCAACTGGCCCGGCGGCTGCTACGATCCCGAAACGCATACGGTGTTCGTCTATTCGAAGAGCCAGCCTTCGGTCGTCGGCATCGTGCCGAACTCGGACCCCAAGGTATCCGAATTCCCCCAGGTCCATGCGATCGCCGGAACGACCCTTCGCCCGCAAGTGGCGATGGGGGCAGAGATGAGCGGGCGTCCGCCCGGGCCGCCCCCGGTCCCCCCGCAGCGGCAGGGGCGGGCGGTGCCTCCGGGCGTCCAGGTCCCGGCCCCGGTGGCCCCCCGCGTGGCACCACTCCGCCGGGCTTTCTGGCGGTGCAGGGGCTTCCGCTGCTCAAGCCGCCTTATGGCCGGATCACCGCGATCGACCTGTCGAAGGGCGACCTGA